The genomic region AGGTCGTAAAGCTCGATGTTGCGGCTGATGTCGGCCTCGATGCCCGACGCCAGATTCTCCAGGGTGCGGCGGGCCAGTTCCTCCTCGCCGCGGCGCATGTCGAACATCACGCCGGCGCAGACCGCGGAGAAGCCGAGGACGGTCGCAACCGACGCCGCGATCAGCAGCTTTGCCGATAGCCGCCAGCGCCGCCTTGCGTCGTTTCCCCGTCGAAATGGCATGTCCCGCTCCAATGCGCCGTCATGCAACGGGAAATCTTGTTGTCGCCTTAAATGGCGACAGCAGCCGCCGAATGGGTTAACGGGTGGTTGCCGGACTTTTGTCATCGAGGACGTTGTGAACGACTACGACGCATTGCGGGATTATCTGAAGAAGCAGCATCTGCCCGAATTCGTGCTGACCTTCGAGGAGATCGAGGCGATCATCGACGCGGCGCTGCCGCGCGCCGCACACCGGGCCTCGTGGTGGGAGACGTTGCGCAGCCCGCAGGAGAAGATGCCGCAACGCGAGGCCTGCCTCGAAGGCGGCTACATCGCCACCCGTCAGGCCGACGGCAAGAGCGTCAAGTTCAAGCGCATGCCCAAGCCGCGCTGAGGCGCGATCCTGTAAGGTCGGACAGTCATGGCGGAGAAGGTGCGCTCCCTCTCCCGCTTGCGGGGGAGGGCTGGGGTGGGGGCTCTCTCCGCGGTACAGACCGGATAGATACCCGACAGTTTAGACCGGCATGATTGCCGACAGGTTTCTAGAAGCATCGGCGGGAGGGCCCGACGATGCCGTTCAGA from Bradyrhizobium elkanii USDA 76 harbors:
- a CDS encoding DUF7662 domain-containing protein, encoding MNDYDALRDYLKKQHLPEFVLTFEEIEAIIDAALPRAAHRASWWETLRSPQEKMPQREACLEGGYIATRQADGKSVKFKRMPKPR